In Aliiroseovarius pelagivivens, a single window of DNA contains:
- a CDS encoding ATP-binding cassette domain-containing protein: MNPEKAPIIQMKNIEKHFGSVIALAGVSLEVFPGECHCLLGDNGAGKSTFIKTMSGVHQPTHGEIHFEGKPMSFGDPRDAITAGIATVHQHLAMIPLMSVSRNFFMGNEPVKKVGPMNFFDHEHANTVTMDEMRKMGINLRGPDQAVGTLSGGERQTVAIARAVHFGAKVLILDEPTSALGVRQTANVLATIDRVRKQGIAVVFITHNVRHAMAVGDRFTVLNRGQTLGTAQRGQITPEELQDLMAGGQELVALEGSLGGTV; encoded by the coding sequence ATGAATCCGGAAAAAGCTCCAATCATCCAGATGAAGAATATCGAGAAGCACTTTGGTAGCGTGATCGCGCTGGCTGGTGTCTCGCTCGAAGTCTTCCCTGGGGAATGCCATTGCCTTCTAGGCGACAACGGCGCCGGCAAATCAACCTTCATCAAGACCATGTCTGGCGTGCATCAGCCGACCCATGGCGAGATCCATTTCGAAGGCAAGCCGATGAGTTTTGGCGACCCACGTGATGCGATCACCGCGGGGATTGCGACCGTGCACCAGCACCTTGCCATGATCCCCCTGATGTCGGTCAGCCGTAACTTCTTCATGGGCAATGAGCCGGTAAAGAAGGTCGGGCCAATGAACTTCTTTGACCACGAACATGCCAATACGGTCACCATGGACGAGATGCGCAAAATGGGCATCAACCTGCGTGGACCAGATCAGGCTGTGGGCACCCTTTCGGGTGGCGAGCGCCAAACGGTTGCCATTGCACGTGCTGTGCATTTTGGCGCCAAGGTGTTGATCCTGGACGAACCGACCTCAGCTCTGGGTGTACGCCAGACCGCGAACGTTCTGGCCACGATCGACAGAGTGCGCAAGCAGGGCATCGCTGTGGTGTTCATCACGCACAACGTCCGTCATGCGATGGCTGTCGGGGACCGGTTCACCGTTCTAAACCGTGGCCAGACACTGGGTACGGCGCAGCGCGGGCAGATCACGCCCGAAGAGTTGCAGGATCTGATGGCAGGCGGTCAGGAACTTGTCGCCCTTGAGGGTAGCCTAGGCGGCACAGTTTAA
- a CDS encoding ABC transporter permease, with amino-acid sequence MSNAPTETAVDERIKTRSRFREAMIRPELGGIVGTVAVFTFFLLFAFDSGMFNSQGIMNWSTVSAQFMIIAVGACLLMIAGEFDLSVGSMIGFAGMLIAIFSVTLGWPVWLAIMITFVMCTAIGGLNGYIVIRTGLPSFIVTLAFLFILRGFAIFLPQVIERKTIIGGIKDVAEGDWLAPIFGGKILTGLFQWMGDAGVIAVFERGTRKGQPVVDGIPMLIIWAIVLVIFGHILLTKTKFGNWIFAAGGDAEAARNSGVPVNKVKVLMFMFTAFCATVFAVCQVMEFGSAGADRGLLKEFEAIIAVVIGGALLTGGYGSVLGAALGALIFGVVQQGLFFAGVESSLFRVFLGVILLGAVILNTYIRRIITGER; translated from the coding sequence ATGTCCAATGCACCCACCGAAACTGCGGTCGACGAAAGGATCAAGACACGATCCCGCTTCCGCGAAGCGATGATCCGCCCTGAACTTGGCGGGATTGTCGGCACCGTCGCCGTCTTTACATTCTTTCTGCTGTTTGCGTTCGACAGTGGCATGTTCAACAGCCAAGGCATCATGAACTGGTCGACTGTTTCGGCCCAATTCATGATCATCGCAGTAGGCGCCTGCCTTCTGATGATTGCAGGCGAGTTTGACCTCTCGGTTGGCTCAATGATCGGCTTCGCAGGAATGCTGATCGCAATCTTCAGCGTGACTCTTGGCTGGCCGGTTTGGCTGGCGATCATGATCACGTTTGTGATGTGTACAGCGATTGGCGGATTGAACGGCTACATTGTGATCCGCACCGGGTTGCCAAGCTTCATCGTGACGCTGGCCTTCCTGTTCATCCTGCGTGGCTTTGCGATTTTCCTGCCGCAAGTGATCGAGCGTAAAACCATCATCGGTGGGATCAAAGATGTCGCCGAGGGGGATTGGCTTGCGCCGATTTTTGGCGGCAAGATACTTACCGGCCTATTCCAGTGGATGGGCGACGCGGGCGTCATCGCCGTGTTCGAGCGCGGCACACGTAAAGGCCAGCCAGTAGTTGATGGCATTCCGATGTTGATTATTTGGGCCATCGTCCTCGTCATCTTTGGTCATATTCTTTTGACCAAGACCAAGTTCGGTAACTGGATTTTCGCCGCAGGGGGCGACGCCGAAGCTGCCCGCAACTCGGGTGTTCCGGTCAACAAGGTTAAGGTCCTCATGTTCATGTTCACCGCATTCTGCGCCACTGTGTTTGCAGTTTGTCAGGTGATGGAGTTCGGATCGGCTGGTGCTGACCGCGGGCTTCTGAAAGAATTTGAGGCGATCATCGCCGTGGTCATCGGTGGCGCGTTGCTGACAGGTGGATACGGGTCGGTTCTTGGCGCAGCCCTTGGCGCGTTGATCTTTGGTGTCGTTCAGCAGGGTTTGTTCTTTGCGGGCGTCGAAAGCAGCCTGTTCCGCGTGTTCCTGGGGGTGATCCTTCTGGGCGCCGTGATCCTGAACACATACATTCGCCGCATCATCACGGGGGAGCGTTGA
- a CDS encoding sugar ABC transporter substrate-binding protein has translation MTSLTKKLALVAAVAAAPLMAATAASAEGEKYILVSHAPDSDSWWNTIKNGIALAGEQMGVEVEYRNPPTGDLADMARIIEQASASGPNGIITTLADYDVLSGPIKSAVDSGVDVIIMNTGSPEQAREVGALMYVGQPEYDAGYAAGLRAKGDGIGSFLCVNHYIVQPSSQERCQGFADGLGIDLGTQMIDAGQDPAEVKNRVLAYLSANPDTDAVLTLGPTSADPTLLALEENGMAGDIYFGTFDLGGEIVKGIKAGVIQWGIDQQPFLQAYLPVVVMTNYHRYGVLPGNNINSGPGFVTADGLEKIEMFAGEYR, from the coding sequence ATGACTTCACTTACGAAGAAACTCGCGCTTGTGGCTGCCGTTGCCGCAGCGCCGCTGATGGCGGCGACCGCGGCCTCGGCCGAAGGCGAGAAATACATTCTTGTTAGCCACGCGCCTGACAGCGACAGCTGGTGGAACACGATTAAGAACGGCATCGCACTTGCTGGCGAGCAGATGGGTGTAGAGGTTGAATACCGTAACCCGCCCACCGGTGACCTGGCCGACATGGCTCGCATCATCGAACAAGCCTCGGCATCTGGCCCGAATGGCATCATCACCACGCTGGCGGACTACGACGTCCTCTCTGGCCCGATTAAGTCGGCTGTAGACAGCGGTGTGGACGTGATCATCATGAACACCGGTTCGCCCGAGCAGGCCCGCGAAGTAGGGGCCCTGATGTATGTGGGTCAGCCAGAATATGACGCTGGTTATGCCGCAGGTCTGCGCGCCAAGGGCGACGGCATCGGCAGCTTTTTGTGCGTGAACCACTATATCGTGCAGCCGTCCTCGCAAGAGCGTTGCCAGGGCTTTGCTGACGGACTGGGTATCGATCTTGGCACCCAGATGATCGACGCCGGCCAAGACCCGGCCGAGGTCAAAAACCGCGTGCTGGCCTATCTGTCGGCCAACCCGGATACGGACGCCGTTCTGACGCTTGGGCCGACCAGTGCCGATCCAACACTTCTTGCGCTGGAAGAAAACGGTATGGCCGGTGACATCTATTTCGGTACCTTCGATCTGGGTGGCGAAATCGTCAAAGGCATTAAAGCTGGCGTGATCCAGTGGGGCATCGACCAACAGCCCTTCCTGCAGGCCTACCTGCCTGTTGTCGTGATGACCAATTACCATCGCTATGGCGTTCTGCCGGGCAACAACATCAACTCTGGCCCCGGCTTCGTTACTGCCGACGGTCTTGAGAAGATTGAGATGTTTGCAGGCGAATACCGCTGA
- a CDS encoding LacI family DNA-binding transcriptional regulator, with product MAVTLKEVAERAGVSRSAVSRTFTDGASVSDKMRRKVEKAARELGYSPNALASSLTTGRTKLIGLVSNNFHNPIFLEVFDLFTRGLQDRGLRPLLVNLTDETDPEHSVRMLRQYSVDGVVVASSTLPPGFAKAFRDAGVPVVHSFGRSSSAPQVHVVGIDNVECGRMAAQTLIARGYSHVGFMGGPEDATSTQDRHAGFMSEMTKHPNIQTTHSFAEAYSFEAGRKEMLRLVKSNPAQAYFCGDDVLSIGALSAIKDSNLQVPDDIGIIGLNDMEMARWENINLTTIHQPIRQIVTSSIELMVAMLDEPDRYPEARIFPCSVVERDTLRPAP from the coding sequence ATGGCCGTTACGTTGAAAGAGGTTGCAGAACGCGCAGGCGTTTCCCGTTCCGCAGTATCGCGCACTTTCACCGATGGCGCTTCTGTTTCCGACAAAATGCGCCGCAAGGTCGAGAAAGCCGCGCGCGAGCTGGGATACAGCCCAAACGCATTGGCGTCCTCGCTGACCACGGGTCGTACAAAGTTGATCGGTCTAGTCTCGAACAACTTTCACAACCCGATTTTCCTTGAAGTGTTCGACCTGTTCACACGGGGCTTGCAGGATCGCGGCTTGCGCCCGCTTCTGGTAAACTTGACCGACGAAACTGACCCCGAACACTCGGTGCGCATGTTACGCCAGTATTCCGTTGATGGAGTGGTCGTGGCGTCGTCCACCTTGCCGCCAGGCTTTGCCAAGGCGTTTCGTGACGCAGGCGTTCCGGTTGTGCACAGCTTCGGCAGGTCATCATCCGCGCCGCAGGTTCATGTTGTCGGAATCGACAACGTGGAATGTGGGCGCATGGCAGCTCAGACCCTCATTGCGCGTGGTTACTCACATGTGGGGTTCATGGGCGGTCCCGAGGACGCAACGTCCACACAAGACCGACATGCCGGGTTCATGTCAGAGATGACCAAGCACCCCAACATCCAAACCACACATTCCTTTGCCGAGGCCTATTCCTTCGAAGCCGGACGGAAGGAAATGTTGCGCTTGGTGAAATCAAATCCTGCACAAGCCTATTTCTGCGGCGATGACGTTCTATCGATCGGCGCGCTTTCCGCGATCAAGGACAGCAATCTGCAAGTTCCCGATGACATCGGAATTATCGGCCTGAACGACATGGAAATGGCGCGTTGGGAAAACATCAATCTGACCACCATCCACCAGCCAATCCGGCAGATCGTGACCTCGTCGATCGAGTTGATGGTTGCCATGTTGGACGAACCGGATCGCTATCCCGAGGCCCGCATTTTCCCCTGTTCGGTCGTCGAGCGGGACACCTTGCGCCCCGCCCCGTAA
- a CDS encoding Gfo/Idh/MocA family protein, with translation MTKLKWGMIGGGEGSQIGPAHRLGALADGRFAFTAGALDHRPDVGRDYAQRLGISADRAYGDWEEMLAGEKDRDDRIDLVTVATPNATHFEITKSFLEAGFNVLCEKPMTMTVEEGEEIVKIAEKSGKICAVNYCYSAYPMVRQARAMVRAGEIGKVRLVVTSFSHGHHGDATDADNPRVRWRYDPEMAGVSGQFADCGIHALHMASFICDDEVQRLSADFASTIPSRVLEDDAMVNFRMEGGTVGRLWTSSVAIGRQHGFDIQVFGETGGLRWASEQPNQLIYTPVGGRTQIIEKGEGGLHEDAQRLSRVAIAHPEGFPLAVANIYCDLADAISGADRDGLPNAADGVRSMAAVHTAVASAKDGGTWMDARPPMFR, from the coding sequence ATGACGAAACTGAAATGGGGCATGATCGGTGGCGGCGAAGGCAGCCAGATTGGTCCAGCGCACCGCCTTGGCGCCCTTGCAGACGGCCGCTTCGCGTTCACGGCAGGCGCCTTGGATCACCGCCCCGATGTGGGGCGCGACTATGCGCAGCGTTTGGGCATCTCGGCTGATCGTGCCTATGGCGATTGGGAAGAGATGCTGGCAGGCGAAAAAGATCGCGACGACCGGATTGATCTTGTGACCGTTGCCACGCCCAACGCGACGCATTTCGAAATCACCAAGAGCTTTCTGGAAGCCGGTTTCAACGTGCTGTGCGAAAAGCCGATGACCATGACAGTCGAGGAAGGCGAAGAGATCGTAAAGATTGCCGAGAAATCGGGCAAGATCTGCGCCGTTAACTACTGCTACTCGGCTTATCCGATGGTCCGTCAGGCGCGTGCAATGGTGCGCGCTGGTGAAATCGGCAAGGTCCGTCTGGTCGTCACCAGCTTCAGCCATGGGCATCACGGCGACGCGACAGACGCGGACAATCCGCGTGTGCGCTGGCGCTATGACCCTGAAATGGCAGGAGTTTCCGGGCAGTTCGCCGATTGCGGCATCCATGCCTTGCACATGGCGAGCTTCATTTGTGACGACGAGGTTCAGCGCCTCTCGGCTGATTTCGCTTCGACCATTCCGTCACGGGTTCTGGAAGATGACGCCATGGTCAATTTCCGCATGGAAGGTGGCACTGTTGGGCGGCTCTGGACGTCGTCGGTGGCCATTGGCCGTCAGCACGGGTTCGACATTCAGGTGTTTGGCGAGACGGGTGGCCTGCGCTGGGCCTCTGAGCAACCCAACCAGCTGATCTACACGCCAGTTGGTGGTCGTACCCAGATCATCGAAAAGGGCGAAGGCGGGCTGCATGAAGATGCACAACGTCTAAGCCGGGTGGCGATCGCCCATCCCGAGGGCTTTCCGCTGGCCGTTGCCAATATCTATTGTGATCTGGCCGATGCCATTTCAGGTGCGGATCGCGACGGGTTGCCTAATGCGGCGGACGGTGTGCGCTCGATGGCGGCTGTTCACACGGCGGTGGCTTCGGCCAAGGATGGCGGCACCTGGATGGACGCTCGCCCACCGATGTTCCGATAA
- a CDS encoding TIM barrel protein: protein MSIRIGNAPCSWGVEFADDPRNPTWRSVLKDCADAGYKGIELGPVGFMPEDPAELGEALAEHDLELIGGVVFRAYHDPDAWDDVLDATHRTARALKAHGAQHLVLIDSISPRRAPTAGRAAEAEKMDKAEWVAYRDRIAESARIGAEEYGLTVGIHAHAAGFMDFEPELERLLDEVDENLLKICFDTGHHSYAGFDPVAFMKRHVGRISYMHFKDIDPKVKADVIEKRTGFYDACGQGIFCNLGEGDVDFSAVRQVLLDAGFEGWCTVEQDCDPTLDPDPVGDARKNREYLESIGFK, encoded by the coding sequence ATGAGCATCAGAATTGGCAATGCACCCTGTTCCTGGGGTGTTGAGTTTGCGGATGATCCGCGCAACCCGACGTGGCGATCTGTCCTGAAGGACTGTGCCGACGCGGGCTATAAGGGCATCGAATTGGGCCCTGTGGGGTTCATGCCCGAAGACCCCGCCGAGCTGGGCGAGGCTTTGGCCGAACATGATCTGGAACTGATCGGCGGCGTTGTGTTTCGCGCCTATCACGACCCCGACGCATGGGACGATGTTCTGGACGCCACGCACCGCACCGCGCGGGCGCTGAAGGCGCATGGCGCGCAGCATCTTGTGCTGATCGACTCGATCTCGCCGCGTCGTGCACCGACCGCTGGCCGGGCAGCCGAAGCCGAGAAAATGGACAAGGCCGAGTGGGTTGCCTATCGCGACCGCATTGCCGAAAGCGCCCGGATTGGTGCCGAAGAATATGGTCTGACCGTTGGTATCCACGCCCACGCTGCTGGCTTCATGGATTTCGAGCCAGAGCTTGAGCGTCTGCTGGACGAGGTCGACGAAAACCTTCTGAAAATCTGTTTCGACACAGGTCACCATTCTTATGCCGGGTTCGATCCTGTGGCGTTCATGAAGCGCCATGTTGGACGGATTTCCTATATGCATTTCAAAGATATCGACCCGAAGGTGAAAGCCGACGTGATCGAGAAGCGTACCGGCTTCTATGACGCCTGCGGGCAGGGGATCTTCTGTAATCTGGGCGAGGGCGACGTGGACTTCTCTGCCGTGCGTCAGGTTCTTTTGGATGCTGGGTTCGAGGGCTGGTGCACGGTCGAACAAGACTGCGACCCGACACTTGATCCGGATCCGGTGGGGGATGCCCGCAAGAACCGTGAATACCTAGAATCCATCGGCTTCAAGTAA